The following proteins are co-located in the Sporolactobacillus pectinivorans genome:
- a CDS encoding nucleotidyltransferase: MKVNQKLKFPYFPICSGVEAIEELYYLKKGDGILVTVNSAFNDFIRDYVDLDGKITTSGRNSRDWLYDQLKTFPDKVENFPILYKDKEVMSFGSFRRRTKIRPLDDIDLMLVFSGDGTTYFENNGTITLNVPDSAELLKKLTNDDGVLNSIRVIEKIKSSLSIIPQYQKAEIHRRQEAATLDLSSYDWVFDIVPAFITTRDGNNKDYYIIPDGAGNWKKTDPRLDNDRATNINQRFNGNILGFIRLIKYWNTNCSIKISSYLIENIVIDYFENRFWWNGRTQELRDFFNDLSTSIFNSHLDPKGIQGDLNTLDWDSRQKVSSQANECVQNINNAIYYENQGYSNEALECWRNVFGSNF, from the coding sequence TTGAAAGTTAACCAAAAACTAAAATTTCCATACTTTCCAATTTGTTCTGGAGTTGAAGCTATTGAAGAACTATACTATCTAAAAAAGGGAGATGGAATTTTGGTAACGGTGAACAGTGCATTTAATGACTTCATAAGAGATTATGTTGACTTGGATGGCAAGATCACAACGTCCGGACGAAATAGCCGGGATTGGTTGTATGATCAGTTGAAAACATTCCCTGACAAAGTTGAGAATTTTCCCATACTCTATAAAGATAAGGAAGTTATGAGTTTTGGATCTTTTAGGAGAAGAACCAAAATTCGCCCACTAGATGATATTGATTTAATGCTTGTTTTTTCAGGGGATGGAACTACCTACTTTGAGAATAATGGAACGATAACACTAAACGTTCCAGATAGTGCGGAATTGTTAAAAAAATTAACTAATGATGATGGGGTATTAAATTCGATTAGAGTAATTGAAAAAATTAAAAGTAGTTTGTCAATCATTCCACAATACCAAAAAGCTGAGATTCATAGACGTCAGGAAGCAGCAACGCTAGACCTATCCTCATACGATTGGGTTTTTGATATTGTTCCAGCCTTTATAACGACTAGGGATGGTAATAATAAGGACTACTATATTATTCCCGATGGGGCTGGAAACTGGAAAAAAACTGATCCCCGATTAGATAATGATAGGGCCACTAATATAAACCAAAGATTCAATGGAAATATATTAGGATTTATTAGGTTGATAAAGTATTGGAACACAAACTGTTCCATAAAAATTTCGTCTTATTTAATAGAAAATATTGTCATTGATTATTTTGAAAACAGGTTTTGGTGGAATGGGAGAACTCAGGAACTTCGAGATTTCTTTAACGATTTAAGTACATCAATTTTCAATAGCCATCTTGATCCAAAAGGAATACAGGGAGATCTAAATACTTTGGACTGGGATTCTCGGCAAAAAGTGAGTAGTCAAGCTAACGAATGTGTCCAAAATATAAATAATGCTATATATTATGAGAATCAGGGATATAGCAATGAAGCATTAGAATGTTGGAGAAATGTTTTCGGGAGTAACTTCTAA